The Candidatus Binatus sp. genome has a segment encoding these proteins:
- a CDS encoding type II CAAX prenyl endopeptidase Rce1 family protein, which yields MEDEAVEGHPRIYPGDQVIEPAVDGSVVARAPRAAWRRESALLIALAIAGAVAEYPLALAIKSLEVEGLWHAIPFLGLTFVLASLVPVALRINGGLGLPGAPLIAAKIAGDKIHFSIRSLARISIGYAIVAAAAGAGVLVIVIVLLVFIARGGAGVSLPKPPMLTVAPGRIAIVGALVAIAAAVSEEIQFRLVLYAIFGWIARLISRDSSGYPGRRALWIVTIAQGYLFGIIHLLPVGGALFHSTSKFLIGGLVMPQTWEGVVFGRLYLRRGLEASMLAHAAMDVALFGLAAIGVLRSHLGAG from the coding sequence GTGGAAGATGAAGCCGTCGAAGGACATCCCCGAATTTATCCCGGCGATCAAGTGATCGAGCCGGCCGTCGATGGCTCCGTCGTCGCGCGCGCGCCTCGCGCGGCGTGGCGGCGCGAGTCGGCGCTGCTGATCGCGCTGGCGATCGCCGGCGCGGTGGCCGAGTATCCGCTCGCGCTGGCGATCAAGTCGCTCGAAGTAGAGGGACTATGGCACGCGATTCCGTTCCTCGGCCTTACTTTCGTGCTCGCATCGCTGGTACCGGTGGCGCTTCGAATCAATGGCGGGCTCGGGTTGCCCGGCGCGCCGCTGATCGCGGCAAAGATCGCGGGCGACAAAATCCATTTCTCAATTCGCAGCCTGGCGAGAATCTCGATCGGCTACGCGATTGTGGCCGCGGCGGCAGGCGCGGGCGTGCTGGTGATTGTGATCGTGCTGCTGGTTTTTATTGCGCGCGGCGGCGCCGGCGTCAGCCTCCCGAAGCCGCCGATGTTGACAGTGGCGCCGGGCCGTATCGCGATCGTCGGAGCGTTGGTCGCAATCGCGGCTGCGGTTAGCGAGGAAATTCAGTTTCGCCTGGTGCTGTATGCGATCTTCGGATGGATCGCGCGGCTGATATCGCGCGATTCAAGCGGCTATCCCGGACGCCGCGCGCTTTGGATAGTGACGATAGCCCAGGGCTATCTGTTCGGAATAATTCACCTGTTGCCAGTAGGCGGGGCGCTGTTCCATAGCACGTCGAAATTTCTGATCGGCGGATTGGTGATGCCGCAGACGTGGGAGGGTGTTGTGTTCGGACGCTTGTATTTGCGTCGCGGACTGGAAGCCTCGATGCTCGCGCACGCGGCGATGGACGTCGCGCTGTTCGGGTTGGCGGCGATCGGAGTGTTGCGATCTCATCTCGGCGCGGGATGA
- a CDS encoding type II toxin-antitoxin system HicA family toxin, producing MSPALPVLKAREVVGALERAGFFIHHSSGSHVQLKHRDHPELRITVPYHSGDLPRGTLRSIIRQAGLTLEQFSALL from the coding sequence TTGAGTCCGGCGCTGCCGGTTCTCAAAGCGCGCGAGGTCGTAGGCGCCCTTGAGAGAGCTGGTTTCTTCATCCACCATTCGAGCGGCAGCCACGTTCAGTTGAAACATCGCGACCATCCCGAACTTCGAATCACCGTGCCGTATCATTCCGGCGACCTGCCGCGCGGTACGCTCCGCTCGATCATTCGTCAGGCCGGTCTTACGCTGGAGCAATTCTCCGCACTCTTATGA
- a CDS encoding type II toxin-antitoxin system HicB family antitoxin encodes MALESLTVVFSTSMKSKGKNQLAATAAHGPYHYTVYFEPQTDGSFAIVFPAFPEIVTFGRTLGEARAMARDALRCHLEGLRKDGEAIVAETPPAGQPIREEVVVAI; translated from the coding sequence GTGGCACTGGAAAGCCTCACCGTAGTATTCTCAACTTCGATGAAGTCGAAGGGCAAGAACCAATTGGCAGCGACGGCAGCCCACGGCCCCTACCACTACACGGTCTACTTTGAGCCGCAGACCGACGGCAGTTTCGCGATAGTGTTCCCGGCATTTCCTGAGATCGTGACCTTCGGCCGGACCCTCGGCGAGGCGCGCGCGATGGCACGCGACGCGTTGCGCTGCCATTTGGAAGGGCTGCGCAAGGACGGTGAGGCGATTGTGGCCGAAACGCCGCCGGCGGGCCAGCCGATTCGCGAAGAGGTCGTGGTGGCGATTTGA
- a CDS encoding enoyl-CoA hydratase-related protein, which produces MASGHVLKEVKDGVATITLNRPEKLNAFSGTMAAELYGAFAEYDKNDEVRVIVVTGAGRAFSAGADLSGGGNTFDADARAERRQRPAPAIRPWNVRKPIIAAINGPAVGMGITLPMQWDIRVAAESARIGFVFVRRGVIPEALSLWTVPRMIGLARANELLMTGRIISAREALEFGIVSHVWPDAEFMAKVRELALDIAHNTAPVSVAITKRLIYALLAEPEAEKAQAVDTKAFVWSGKQPDAYEGVSAFVEKRKPRWKMKPSKDIPEFIPAIK; this is translated from the coding sequence ATGGCCAGCGGACACGTTTTGAAGGAAGTCAAAGACGGCGTCGCGACTATCACGCTCAATCGCCCCGAGAAACTGAACGCATTCTCGGGCACGATGGCCGCGGAGCTTTACGGGGCGTTTGCCGAATACGACAAGAATGACGAGGTCCGCGTGATTGTCGTCACCGGCGCGGGCCGCGCATTCAGCGCGGGCGCGGACCTCTCTGGTGGCGGCAACACGTTCGACGCCGACGCGCGTGCGGAGCGCCGCCAGCGGCCGGCGCCTGCGATTCGGCCGTGGAACGTGCGCAAACCGATCATCGCGGCGATCAACGGGCCGGCGGTCGGAATGGGGATCACGCTGCCGATGCAATGGGACATCCGCGTCGCCGCCGAGAGCGCGCGAATCGGATTCGTGTTCGTGCGGCGCGGAGTAATTCCGGAGGCGCTCAGCCTGTGGACCGTGCCGCGAATGATTGGACTGGCCAGGGCCAACGAACTGCTGATGACCGGGCGGATTATCAGCGCGCGCGAGGCGCTCGAATTCGGAATCGTGAGCCACGTCTGGCCCGACGCGGAGTTCATGGCGAAGGTGCGCGAGCTGGCGCTCGATATCGCGCATAACACGGCGCCGGTGTCGGTCGCGATAACCAAGCGGCTGATCTACGCATTGCTTGCGGAGCCCGAGGCGGAGAAGGCGCAGGCGGTCGATACCAAAGCGTTTGTGTGGTCCGGCAAGCAGCCCGACGCGTACGAAGGCGTCAGCGCGTTCGTCGAGAAGCGCAAGCCCAGGTGGAAGATGAAGCCGTCGAAGGACATCCCCGAATTTATCCCGGCGATCAAGTGA